From the genome of Eucalyptus grandis isolate ANBG69807.140 chromosome 2, ASM1654582v1, whole genome shotgun sequence, one region includes:
- the LOC104433712 gene encoding NAC domain-containing protein 83 isoform X2: MDKLNFVKNGVLRLPPGFRFHPTDEELVLQYLRRKVYSFPLPASIIPEVEVCKSDPWDLPGDLDQERYFFSTREAKYPNGNRSNRATVSGYWKATGIDRQIVSSRGSQSQVVGMKKTLVFYRGKPPSGSKTDWIMHEYRLVNPEASVPPKIMNLNQTPVEPMESWVLCRIFLKRRSSKNEGETPVPCQNLKEAPKSRKNKPVFYDFMTRDLNLAPSSSSSGSSGVTEVSSHNNTDEHEESSCNSLRKALKH, encoded by the exons ATGGATAAGCTTAACTTCGTGAAAAATGGGGTCCTACGATTGCCTCCTGGTTTTCGGTTCCACCCGACGGACGAGGAGCTCGTGCTTCAGTACCTGAGGAGGAAGGTCTACTCCTTCCCTCTGCCCGCCTCTATCATCCCTGAAGTCGAAGTCTGCAAGTCCGATCCTTGGGACTTGCCTG GCGACTTGGATCAAGAGAGGTATTTCTTCAGCACGAGGGAGGCCAAGTACCCGAATGGGAACAGGTCCAACAGAGCAACCGTCTCAGGGTACTGGAAGGCCACTGGGATCGACCGGCAAATCGTGAGCTCGAGAGGCAGTCAGAGCCAAGTGGTGGGGATGAAGAAGACCCTCGTCTTCTACAGAGGCAAGCCCCCGAGCGGCTCCAAGACCGATTGGATCATGCACGAGTACCGCCTGGTCAACCCTGAAGCCTCGGTCCCTCCCAAGATCATGAACTTGAACCAG ACCCCTGTTGAGCCAATGGAAAGCTGGGTCCTGTGCCGGATATTCTTGAAGAGGAGGAGCTCCAAGAACGAAGGCGAAACCCCTGTCCCCTGCCAAAACCTCAAGGAAGCTCCAAAATCCAGGAAAAACAAGCCCGTGTTCTATGACTTTATGACCAGAGACCTGAACCTCGCtccttcgtcttcttcctctggGTCGAGTGGGGTCACCGAGGTGTCCTCCCATAATAATACAGATGAACACGAAGAGAGTAGTTGCAATAGCCTCAGAAAAGCTCTAAAGCACTAG
- the LOC104433713 gene encoding uncharacterized protein LOC104433713 → MAFWGTRVMEIVKKHDSGGLVWKRIKLTSTRKANAKKRLLRVWQNEAVLKACSEAPPSKTSGLAADTTARSEGKSSQVGNGEL, encoded by the exons ATGGCGTTCTGGGGGACTAGAGTGATGGAGATAGTGAAGAAGCACGACTCCGGCGGCCTCGTCTGGAAGAGGATCAAGCTCACCTCCACCCGCAAGGCCAACGCCAAGAAGCGCCTCCTCCGCGTCTGGCAg AATGAGGCTGTCCTCAAGGCATGTTCAGAAGCACCTCCCTCGAAAACTTCTGGGCTTGCTGCTGATACTACTGCGAGATCAGAGGGAAAGAGTAGTCAAGTTGGCAATGGAGAATTGTAA
- the LOC104433712 gene encoding NAC domain-containing protein 83 isoform X1, giving the protein MDKLNFVKNGVLRLPPGFRFHPTDEELVLQYLRRKVYSFPLPASIIPEVEVCKSDPWDLPGQCDLDQERYFFSTREAKYPNGNRSNRATVSGYWKATGIDRQIVSSRGSQSQVVGMKKTLVFYRGKPPSGSKTDWIMHEYRLVNPEASVPPKIMNLNQTPVEPMESWVLCRIFLKRRSSKNEGETPVPCQNLKEAPKSRKNKPVFYDFMTRDLNLAPSSSSSGSSGVTEVSSHNNTDEHEESSCNSLRKALKH; this is encoded by the exons ATGGATAAGCTTAACTTCGTGAAAAATGGGGTCCTACGATTGCCTCCTGGTTTTCGGTTCCACCCGACGGACGAGGAGCTCGTGCTTCAGTACCTGAGGAGGAAGGTCTACTCCTTCCCTCTGCCCGCCTCTATCATCCCTGAAGTCGAAGTCTGCAAGTCCGATCCTTGGGACTTGCCTGGTCAGT GCGACTTGGATCAAGAGAGGTATTTCTTCAGCACGAGGGAGGCCAAGTACCCGAATGGGAACAGGTCCAACAGAGCAACCGTCTCAGGGTACTGGAAGGCCACTGGGATCGACCGGCAAATCGTGAGCTCGAGAGGCAGTCAGAGCCAAGTGGTGGGGATGAAGAAGACCCTCGTCTTCTACAGAGGCAAGCCCCCGAGCGGCTCCAAGACCGATTGGATCATGCACGAGTACCGCCTGGTCAACCCTGAAGCCTCGGTCCCTCCCAAGATCATGAACTTGAACCAG ACCCCTGTTGAGCCAATGGAAAGCTGGGTCCTGTGCCGGATATTCTTGAAGAGGAGGAGCTCCAAGAACGAAGGCGAAACCCCTGTCCCCTGCCAAAACCTCAAGGAAGCTCCAAAATCCAGGAAAAACAAGCCCGTGTTCTATGACTTTATGACCAGAGACCTGAACCTCGCtccttcgtcttcttcctctggGTCGAGTGGGGTCACCGAGGTGTCCTCCCATAATAATACAGATGAACACGAAGAGAGTAGTTGCAATAGCCTCAGAAAAGCTCTAAAGCACTAG